One segment of Cyprinus carpio isolate SPL01 chromosome B20, ASM1834038v1, whole genome shotgun sequence DNA contains the following:
- the LOC109113241 gene encoding TGF-beta-activated kinase 1 and MAP3K7-binding protein 2-like: MAQGNQQIDNQVLHHLRQKFPEVPEDVVSKCVLQNKSNLAACCEYLTKVSPGFLYSEGSQSSTDLRNHMTQLNLGVSQNTHDAVQRDVVRMNGSRTVTPSASDGPLTVPSPLSEFYQSETPSVPTHTPVSLGAFATMESTRKPQPPQHLGLYQVGGKGHGPPPTPRFNPITVTLAPNTGRNTPTSLHIHGGPQSGLNSPNSIYIRPYVTQPGSTRQVQGRAQYSPTSQPAQQIYQITHPAASQSSWSGGQHQTSHVYMPISSPTNTQAPSIPSAVALQAASSSPSPSSSLSSFSQYNIQNISTGPRKNQIEIKLESPQRVSGGSKATLLRSGSAPRAACSSTSSSCPASSSLAASAGPSTPISIGGTGLSRSQPTVYISPSPPTADDCALVPNAPRSQPKFYISANTSADDGGARNPPTVYISANPSLQGSAGLRALGSQVSMGPAYIHHHPPKSRPSVGAGGTATSPRVVVTQPNTKYTFKITVSPNKPPAVSPGVVSPTFEPTNMLSLPGDHHYTEQDPLYQSDPLSPHRDKSSEPRRLSMGSDDAAYTQALLVHQRARMERLWHELEQKKRKLEKLKEEVNEMENDLTRRRMQRSNSVCQIPSIEEMQQLRCKNRLLQIDIDCLTKEIDLLQTRECMTSPPVAGLNPIAIHNFYDNLGFLGPVPPKPPKGPTKPEGSRSARLVPEPEEDDGVQWSCNACTFLNHPALIRCEQCEFPRHF, from the exons ATGGCACAGGGAAACCAGCAGATTGACAACCAGGTTCTGCACCACCTGCGGCAAAAGTTTCCAGAGGTTCCTGAAGACGTGGTGTCCAAGTGTGTCCTGCAG AATAAAAGCAATTTAGCTGCGTGTTGTGAGTACCTGACCAAGGTGAGTCCTGGTTTCTTGTATAGCGAAGGCAGCCAGAGTTCGACAGATCTTCGCAATCACATGACCCAGCTCAACCTCGGCGTCTCTCAGAATACCCATGATGCCGTGCAGCGCGATGTAGTGAGGATGAATGGCAGCAGGACTGTCACCCCCAGCGCGAGTGATGGGCCTTTGACCGTGCCGTCCCCTCTCTCCGAGTTCTACCAGTCTGAAACGCCGTCCGTGCCGACACACACGCCCGTGAGCCTCGGGGCCTTCGCCACCATGGAGTCCACTCGCAAGCCACAGCCTCCTCAGCACCTGGGCCTTTACCAGGTCGGGGGCAAAGGTCACGGACCGCCTCCCACCCCGCGCTTCAACCCAATCACAGTGACACTTGCGCCCAACACTGGCCGCAACACGCCGACCTCCCTGCACATCCACGGTGGGCCTCAGTCGGGCCTGAACAGCCCAAACTCCATCTACATCCGGCCGTACGTGACCCAGCCGGGCTCCACGCGACAGGTGCAGGGCCGGGCTCAGTACAGCCCCACCTCGCAGCCCGCACAGCAGATCTACCAGATCACCCATCCTGCAGCTTCCCAGAGCTCCTGGAGCGGCGGCCAGCATCAGACCTCGCACGTGTACATGCCCATCAGCTCGCCCACCAACACCCAGGCCCCCTCCATACCCTCGGCCGTGGCTTTGCAGGCCGCCTCCTCCTCACCCTCACCGTCCTCCAGCTTGTCCTCCTTTAGCCAGTACAATATCCAGAACATCTCGACCGGGCCGCGGAAGAATCAGATCGAGATAAAGCTGGAGTCTCCGCAGAGGGTGTCCGGAGGGTCGAAGGCGACGCTCCTGCGCTCCGGCTCTGCGCCGCGAGCCGCCTGTAGCTCCACGTCTTCGTCCTGTCCAGCGTCGTCTTCGCTGGCTGCGTCCGCAGGTCCCTCCACTCCCATCTCGATCGGTGGCACCGGGCTGAGTCGCAGCCAGCCCACGGTGTACATCTCCCCGTCCCCGCCCACTGCGGATGACTGTGCCCTCGTTCCCAACGCCCCTCGCTCGCAGCCCAAGTTCTACATCTCTGCGAACACGTCAGCCGACGATGGAGGGGCGAGGAACCCACCGACGGTCTACATCTCGGCCAATCCCTCGCTGCAGGGCTCTGCCGGTCTGCGAGCTTTGGGGAGCCAGGTGAGCATGGGCCCTGCGTACATACACCACCACCCGCCCAAATCCCGGCCCTCTGTGGGAGCCGGAGGCACGGCCACGTCTCCTCGTGTGGTGGTGACACAGCCCAACACCAAATACACCTTCAAAATCACTGTCTCCCCCAATAAACCTCCGGCTGTGTCTCCTGGGGTGGTATCGCCCACCTTCGAGCCAACTAACATGCTCAGTCTGCCGGGTGATCACCATTACACGGAGCAGGATCCGCTGTACCAGTCCGACCCGCTCTCACCTCACCGGGACAAAAGCTCGGAGCCACGCAGACTCAGTATGGGTTCGGACGACGCCGCGTACACACAAG CTTTGCTGGTGCATCAGAGAGCACGCATGGAGCGACTGTGGCACGAGTTAGAGCAGAAGAAGAGAAAGCTGGAGAAGCTGAAAGAGGAAGTCAACGAGATGGAGAATGACCTCACGAGGAGACGAATGCAGCGCTCCAACTCCGTCTGTCAGATTCCATCT ATTGAGGAGATGCAGCAATTGAGGTGTAAGAATAGACTTCTACAGATCGATATTGATTGTTTAACCAAAGAGATTGACCTCCTTCAGACACGAG agtgcATGACGTCACCGCCGGTGGCA ggaTTAAATCCCATTGCGATTCACAATTTTTATGACAACCTTGGATTCTTGGGTCCTGTACCTCCCAAACCTCCCAAAGGTCCTACGAAACCAG